A genomic region of Armatimonadota bacterium contains the following coding sequences:
- a CDS encoding sugar ABC transporter permease yields MKRREQRRLIFTFLAPPLAVYFIVVILPALSAFRYSLWQWDGLSEPVSVGLANFKRLLQPGSDLWPALQHNAILMFAPGLFILILALFFAYSIHQRVMGARLFRIAFFFPNIISAVAIAVLWTLIYSTSGFGLLNNLLRLDPPVPFAGSDTLIMAIVPMIVWTATGFYMVLFLASMESIPESFYEAARLDGAGQFALFRKITLPLMWDVLTTGIVFLIIGGLKVFDVVWVMDNGRPTAKTHTMATLMYSRVFEQYNIGQGAAVAVTLFLLVLAATLISLRLMRRERLEY; encoded by the coding sequence ATGAAGCGGCGGGAGCAGAGGCGACTGATATTTACGTTTCTGGCCCCGCCCTTGGCGGTCTATTTTATCGTCGTCATCCTGCCCGCTCTCTCGGCGTTTCGCTACAGTCTGTGGCAATGGGACGGGCTGTCCGAACCCGTTTCGGTCGGGCTGGCCAACTTTAAGAGGCTGTTGCAACCTGGCTCCGATCTGTGGCCCGCTCTGCAGCACAATGCGATTCTGATGTTCGCGCCGGGTCTTTTTATCTTGATCTTGGCGCTCTTTTTTGCCTACAGCATCCATCAGAGAGTGATGGGCGCAAGGCTCTTTCGGATCGCCTTCTTCTTCCCCAACATCATCAGCGCGGTCGCGATCGCGGTGCTGTGGACGCTGATCTATAGCACGTCGGGCTTTGGATTGCTGAACAACCTACTGCGCTTAGATCCGCCTGTACCGTTTGCCGGCAGCGACACCTTGATCATGGCCATTGTGCCGATGATCGTTTGGACGGCGACGGGATTCTATATGGTGCTGTTTTTGGCTTCGATGGAGAGCATCCCGGAGTCGTTTTACGAGGCGGCCCGGCTGGACGGCGCAGGGCAATTTGCGCTCTTTCGCAAGATCACGCTGCCCCTCATGTGGGATGTGCTGACCACAGGCATCGTCTTCTTGATCATCGGCGGGCTGAAGGTTTTCGACGTGGTTTGGGTGATGGATAACGGCCGTCCCACCGCCAAGACCCACACGATGGCGACCTTGATGTACTCCAGAGTGTTCGAACAGTACAACATCGGTCAAGGCGCCGCGGTCGCCGTTACGCTGTTTCTGCTGGTCTTGGCGGCAACGCTGATCAGCCTAAGATTGATGCGACGAGAGAGGCTGGAGTACTGA
- a CDS encoding 50S ribosomal protein L10, whose product MPTPKKAKQIKQMETWNETAKAQIFADYRGLTVREMMNLRRKLTATGTEFHVVKNTLYLRSWGESAPEGIEDVTHGPTAVAYVSGDEAAAAKALVDFANETKKMSFKAALLSGQIVSAEKVEALAKLPSREVLIAKTMGTMLAPGNKLAATLNESIARLARALQAYADQKSA is encoded by the coding sequence ATGCCAACGCCCAAAAAGGCGAAACAGATCAAGCAGATGGAAACCTGGAACGAGACGGCAAAGGCGCAGATTTTTGCAGACTATCGCGGCCTGACCGTGCGCGAGATGATGAATCTGCGACGGAAACTGACGGCCACCGGCACGGAGTTCCATGTCGTCAAGAACACTCTCTATCTTCGAAGCTGGGGCGAATCGGCCCCCGAAGGTATCGAGGACGTTACCCACGGGCCGACCGCCGTCGCTTACGTGTCGGGCGATGAGGCCGCTGCCGCAAAGGCGCTGGTCGATTTTGCCAACGAAACGAAGAAGATGAGCTTCAAGGCCGCATTGCTCAGCGGCCAGATCGTCTCTGCCGAGAAGGTCGAAGCCCTGGCTAAACTGCCTTCGCGAGAGGTCTTGATCGCCAAAACGATGGGAACGATGCTGGCGCCCGGCAACAAGCTGGCCGCCACTCTCAACGAATCGATCGCTCGGCTGGCCCGTGCTCTGCAGGCCTATGCCGATCAAAAGTCTGCCTAA
- a CDS encoding Gfo/Idh/MocA family oxidoreductase encodes MFRRMQELRVGVIGLNGRGMDHVGAFASLPGVTVAALCDPDEATWGRALTELDKRGKPKPATYRDLRRLLDDKTVDAVSIATPNHWHALAAYWAMAAGKHVYVEKPVSHNFLEGRTLILAQRKFGKICQGGTQCRSNPGMIEAMEYLHSGTLGKVKIARGLCYKLRLSIGKGAGRPPASADYDLWLGPAPNKPLSRQRFHYDWHWFWDYGNGDLGNQGVHQVDIARWGLKKNNHPRRVSSIGGRLGYEDDGETPNTQIVWCDYGDSELIFEVRGLPTDDYQGAKIGVVFHCEGGTMVVPSYDEAKAFDPAGKEIRAFKGGANHYKNFVDAIRENKPSLLTSPIEEGHYSSAICHAGNISYRLGVKGGLELDRFNGSKREGMERMSEHLSKALSGKPYEIRYGRELVIDARNENFGRDREANDLLFREYRAPYILPRRP; translated from the coding sequence ATGTTTCGACGGATGCAAGAGTTGAGAGTAGGCGTCATCGGATTGAACGGGCGCGGCATGGACCATGTCGGCGCGTTTGCCAGCCTGCCCGGCGTTACGGTTGCTGCCCTTTGCGATCCGGACGAGGCGACTTGGGGAAGGGCCTTGACCGAACTCGACAAGCGCGGCAAGCCGAAACCGGCGACCTATCGAGACCTTCGGCGACTTTTGGACGACAAGACGGTTGACGCGGTGAGCATTGCGACGCCTAATCATTGGCACGCTTTAGCGGCCTATTGGGCGATGGCGGCGGGCAAGCACGTTTATGTGGAGAAGCCGGTATCGCACAATTTTTTGGAAGGCCGAACGCTGATTTTAGCGCAGCGCAAGTTTGGCAAGATTTGTCAAGGCGGCACGCAATGCCGATCGAACCCGGGCATGATCGAGGCGATGGAGTACCTGCATTCGGGCACTTTGGGCAAGGTGAAGATCGCTCGCGGATTGTGCTACAAGCTGCGTCTGAGCATCGGCAAGGGCGCGGGCAGGCCGCCGGCCAGCGCAGATTATGACCTTTGGTTGGGCCCGGCGCCCAATAAGCCTCTATCGCGCCAGCGATTTCATTACGACTGGCATTGGTTTTGGGATTACGGCAATGGCGATTTAGGCAATCAGGGCGTGCATCAGGTTGATATTGCGCGCTGGGGGCTGAAAAAGAACAACCATCCGCGCAGGGTGTCTTCCATTGGCGGACGATTGGGCTACGAGGACGACGGCGAGACGCCGAATACTCAGATAGTCTGGTGCGACTATGGCGATTCGGAGCTGATCTTTGAGGTGCGCGGACTGCCGACGGACGATTATCAGGGCGCCAAGATCGGGGTCGTGTTCCACTGCGAGGGCGGCACAATGGTCGTGCCCAGTTACGACGAAGCAAAGGCGTTCGATCCTGCCGGAAAAGAAATTCGTGCCTTCAAGGGCGGTGCGAACCATTACAAAAACTTTGTGGACGCGATCCGGGAGAACAAGCCGAGTTTGCTGACCTCTCCGATCGAGGAAGGTCATTACTCTTCGGCCATCTGCCATGCGGGCAACATCTCCTATCGTCTCGGCGTCAAAGGCGGATTGGAGTTGGATCGGTTTAACGGCTCTAAGCGAGAAGGCATGGAGCGGATGAGCGAGCACCTATCAAAGGCATTGAGCGGCAAGCCTTACGAGATTCGGTATGGTCGCGAGCTGGTCATCGACGCCCGCAACGAGAACTTTGGCCGGGACAGAGAGGCGAACGACCTGCTGTTCCGCGAATATCGAGCGCCCTATATCTTGCCTCGACGACCGTAA
- a CDS encoding VOC family protein: MNPAKNTVCLWYDGDAEEAARFYAETFPESSVDEITRAPSDYPSGKKGDVLVVWFTVMGIPCMGLNGGPTFKHNEAFSFQVATKDQEETDRYWNAIVGNGGEESVCGWCKDKWGVSWQITPVALTEAWSGSDPTAAQRVFEAMMTMTKIDVAAIEAARRG; the protein is encoded by the coding sequence ATGAACCCAGCCAAGAACACCGTTTGCCTTTGGTACGACGGAGACGCCGAAGAGGCCGCCCGATTCTACGCCGAAACCTTCCCAGAATCCAGCGTCGACGAGATAACCCGGGCCCCGAGCGATTACCCCTCGGGCAAAAAAGGGGACGTATTGGTCGTCTGGTTCACCGTCATGGGAATCCCCTGTATGGGGCTCAACGGCGGGCCAACGTTCAAACACAACGAGGCGTTCTCGTTCCAGGTTGCGACGAAGGACCAAGAGGAGACCGATCGCTATTGGAACGCCATTGTGGGCAACGGCGGCGAGGAGAGCGTGTGCGGCTGGTGCAAGGACAAGTGGGGCGTGTCCTGGCAAATCACGCCCGTTGCTCTAACCGAGGCATGGTCCGGCTCAGACCCAACTGCCGCGCAGCGCGTCTTCGAAGCGATGATGACCATGACAAAGATCGACGTCGCCGCGATCGAAGCAGCGCGTCGCGGTTAA
- the vsr gene encoding DNA mismatch endonuclease Vsr: MSEDRPKAYGLNRLRETFVVREETAKSMRANRSAETQPERRLRRALWAVGARGYRKNDKRWPGKPDLYFAGARLCVYVNGCFWHGCPECGRSLKPATNRVYWEAKIARNQERDTEVAEALELLGLRRMVVWECELKADLPSVVLRILEAIRT, encoded by the coding sequence ATGAGCGAGGATCGGCCGAAGGCGTACGGTCTAAACCGGTTGCGGGAGACCTTTGTGGTGCGCGAGGAGACGGCCAAATCGATGCGGGCGAACCGATCCGCCGAGACGCAGCCGGAGCGGCGATTGCGGCGCGCGCTGTGGGCGGTGGGGGCGCGGGGGTACCGCAAGAACGACAAGCGATGGCCGGGCAAGCCCGATCTTTATTTTGCCGGCGCGAGGTTGTGCGTCTATGTAAACGGCTGTTTTTGGCACGGGTGCCCCGAGTGCGGCCGTAGTCTGAAACCGGCCACCAACCGGGTCTATTGGGAGGCCAAGATCGCACGAAATCAGGAGCGGGACACAGAGGTGGCGGAGGCTTTGGAACTGTTGGGCCTGCGCCGGATGGTGGTTTGGGAATGCGAGTTGAAGGCCGATCTTCCGAGCGTCGTTTTGCGAATCTTGGAGGCGATTCGTACCTAA
- the lptB gene encoding LPS export ABC transporter ATP-binding protein gives MSEPLVLACDSLRKSYGKSPVVRGVSVSVGAGEVVGLLGPNGAGKTTTFYMLVGLIRPNSGAVSLGGRDITRLPMYKRARLGLGYLPQEASIFRQLTVEQNLMLVLEMNKTPKAQAKERINELLAEFHVEHLRKQKGQTLSGGERRRLEIARALAIDPKFMLLDEPFTGIDPLTIEELQGIIHKLKTRGIGILITDHNVNATLRITDRSYILVDGQIVSQGTPADVLADPLARKHYFGESFEL, from the coding sequence ATGAGCGAGCCTTTAGTCTTGGCTTGCGATTCGCTTCGAAAAAGCTACGGCAAGAGCCCTGTGGTGCGAGGCGTTTCGGTAAGCGTCGGCGCTGGCGAAGTGGTCGGGTTGCTCGGTCCCAACGGAGCGGGCAAGACCACCACTTTCTATATGCTCGTCGGTTTGATCCGGCCTAACTCGGGCGCAGTCTCGTTGGGCGGACGGGACATCACTCGGCTACCCATGTACAAGCGCGCTCGACTGGGATTGGGCTATCTGCCCCAAGAGGCTTCTATCTTTCGCCAACTGACCGTCGAACAGAACCTGATGCTGGTCTTGGAGATGAACAAGACGCCGAAGGCGCAGGCAAAGGAACGGATCAACGAGCTTCTGGCCGAGTTCCACGTCGAGCATCTGCGCAAACAGAAGGGTCAAACGCTTTCCGGCGGCGAGCGGCGGAGGCTGGAGATCGCCCGCGCATTGGCCATCGACCCAAAGTTCATGCTCTTAGACGAGCCGTTCACCGGCATCGACCCGCTGACGATCGAAGAACTTCAAGGCATCATCCATAAGTTGAAGACGCGCGGGATCGGCATCCTTATCACCGATCACAACGTCAACGCGACCCTTCGCATTACCGACCGCAGTTACATCTTGGTAGACGGGCAGATCGTGTCGCAAGGAACGCCTGCGGACGTACTGGCCGATCCGCTCGCGCGAAAACATTACTTTGGCGAGAGTTTCGAACTGTAG
- the dapF gene encoding diaminopimelate epimerase: protein MKGLPFLKMEAVGNSFVLVFEEDLPPGTDLSKLAIALCAHHTGVGSDGLLILGESHIADARMRMFNPDGTEDFCGNGLLLSSSLVLERIGRQSANIEAQGGAIVPVEMRGGLFVELGEPRFDAASVPFDAPVGELRDYPLAIDGHEVTIASMRAGSTHTIIRCDQLPEDELFFKLSPLIENHAIFPERTSVIWAQNLGENRLRIRIWERGAGETLGCGTGACAATVESIRRGESVSPVIVESKGGESTVEWRPGQKMRLSAAMSEVFQGVVESIALF, encoded by the coding sequence ATGAAGGGGTTGCCGTTCCTCAAAATGGAGGCGGTCGGAAACAGTTTTGTGCTGGTTTTCGAGGAGGATTTGCCGCCCGGCACCGACCTTTCGAAGCTGGCGATCGCTCTTTGCGCACATCACACTGGGGTCGGGTCGGACGGATTATTGATACTGGGAGAATCTCACATCGCCGATGCTCGAATGCGCATGTTCAATCCCGACGGAACCGAAGATTTCTGCGGCAACGGACTGCTCCTTTCGTCCTCCTTAGTACTGGAAAGAATTGGGCGACAGTCGGCCAATATTGAGGCTCAGGGGGGCGCCATCGTGCCTGTTGAGATGAGAGGCGGGCTTTTCGTCGAGTTGGGCGAACCCCGTTTCGACGCGGCCTCGGTGCCCTTTGATGCGCCGGTTGGGGAGCTCCGAGACTATCCGCTGGCGATAGACGGCCACGAAGTTACGATCGCTTCTATGCGCGCCGGTTCGACCCATACCATCATCCGGTGCGATCAACTGCCCGAGGATGAGCTTTTCTTCAAGCTGAGTCCGTTGATCGAGAACCATGCAATCTTTCCCGAACGCACCAGCGTGATCTGGGCTCAGAACTTGGGCGAAAATAGACTGCGGATCCGCATTTGGGAAAGAGGCGCCGGCGAGACCTTAGGGTGCGGCACGGGGGCTTGCGCCGCGACAGTCGAATCGATCCGTCGCGGCGAATCGGTCTCGCCTGTTATCGTTGAAAGCAAGGGCGGCGAGTCGACCGTGGAGTGGCGACCGGGCCAGAAGATGAGACTGTCGGCTGCCATGAGCGAAGTTTTCCAGGGCGTTGTCGAATCTATCGCTCTTTTTTAG
- the lptC gene encoding LPS export ABC transporter periplasmic protein LptC, which translates to MTAGTMSRFGLLFLALLLVGCGSKDEQKLTRVDQQPTEDIRARTEAIELTQPDKDGKPMFKIKASASLGSASNGDGEVQFEEVEAVLYRDGQPTMEIKADKATYDSKQKLLSTSGGVSARSSVNDASIKADRIDWRPDKDRLEATGNVKVIWRQMELTDHKIYADTAANEIWTAP; encoded by the coding sequence ATGACGGCAGGTACAATGAGCCGGTTCGGACTGCTGTTCTTGGCTCTCTTGCTGGTTGGATGCGGTTCCAAAGACGAGCAAAAGTTAACCCGCGTCGATCAGCAGCCGACAGAGGACATCCGGGCGCGCACGGAGGCGATCGAATTGACCCAGCCAGACAAGGACGGCAAACCAATGTTCAAGATTAAAGCCTCTGCCTCTTTGGGGAGCGCCTCCAACGGCGATGGCGAGGTCCAGTTCGAAGAGGTCGAGGCCGTGCTCTACCGGGACGGCCAACCGACGATGGAGATTAAGGCGGATAAGGCGACGTACGATTCCAAACAGAAGCTCTTGAGCACATCGGGCGGCGTCTCGGCTCGGTCGTCGGTCAACGACGCCTCTATCAAGGCCGATCGAATCGACTGGAGGCCGGACAAAGACCGCCTTGAGGCAACGGGCAACGTCAAGGTAATCTGGAGACAGATGGAACTGACCGATCACAAAATCTATGCCGACACAGCCGCCAACGAAATCTGGACGGCGCCGTGA
- a CDS encoding carbohydrate ABC transporter permease, with amino-acid sequence MERFWSILRFLFLSIYLIAVAYPMIWVFYTSGKTTQQIYQDPFGLPAVVSSPSAKTAEPLKENFGKAWVESGFSDYILNSVKVVSISLFLVLLLGSMAAYALARFEFKGRAFIATLFLAGLLAPMQLLLIPLFFQFADYGDFMTQALRPLFSSIGFKDFAVSLHDSHAGLIFIYVGASLPFTVFVLTSFFRTIPSEMREASMLDGASEFRTFFRVMMPLARPGLTTAAIFNFLGLWNEYLFGLVFLNSNHLKTLPLGLQGIAMQSQYKNDFGLLFAALTIAMLPTLFVYLVLQERLTKGVTVGALKA; translated from the coding sequence ATGGAGCGCTTCTGGAGCATACTGCGGTTCCTCTTCTTGTCGATCTATCTGATCGCGGTCGCCTATCCGATGATTTGGGTGTTCTATACCAGCGGCAAGACGACCCAGCAGATCTATCAGGATCCGTTCGGACTGCCCGCAGTGGTCTCTAGCCCCTCAGCCAAGACGGCGGAGCCGCTCAAAGAGAACTTTGGCAAAGCGTGGGTGGAGAGCGGGTTCAGTGACTACATTCTGAACAGCGTGAAAGTGGTCTCGATCAGCCTCTTCCTGGTGCTGTTATTGGGCAGCATGGCGGCCTACGCTTTGGCCCGATTCGAATTCAAAGGGCGTGCCTTCATTGCTACTCTCTTCTTGGCTGGGTTGTTGGCGCCGATGCAGCTCCTGCTCATACCGCTCTTCTTCCAGTTTGCGGATTACGGCGACTTCATGACCCAGGCGCTGAGGCCGCTCTTTTCGTCGATCGGTTTCAAGGATTTCGCCGTCTCTTTGCACGATTCTCATGCGGGGCTGATCTTCATCTATGTCGGCGCCAGCCTGCCCTTTACCGTCTTTGTGCTGACCTCGTTCTTTAGGACGATCCCATCGGAGATGCGCGAAGCCTCGATGCTGGACGGCGCGAGCGAATTTCGGACATTTTTCCGCGTGATGATGCCGCTGGCTCGGCCCGGATTGACCACTGCGGCGATCTTCAACTTTCTTGGTTTGTGGAACGAATACCTGTTCGGATTGGTATTCCTTAACAGCAATCACTTAAAGACTTTGCCGCTTGGATTGCAGGGAATCGCGATGCAGTCGCAATATAAGAACGACTTTGGCCTGCTGTTCGCCGCGCTGACCATCGCCATGCTGCCGACCTTGTTCGTCTACTTGGTGTTGCAAGAACGGCTGACCAAGGGCGTAACGGTCGGGGCGCTGAAAGCATGA
- a CDS encoding class I SAM-dependent methyltransferase: MDIRESYDSAAAAYAEHLSDELAHKPLDRHLLNRFAEETRGRGPVADLGCGPGHVARYLSQQGVAVFGVDFSPKMVAVAQSLNPDLEFHVEDMRQLSASDATVAGVVHFYSIVHFDLTELSPVLRETRRILMTGGLALFAFHSGEEVVHRSDLFGVPVSLDFRCHRPEKVIDALRSANLAVIEEVHREPYEGAEYPSRRCYLVAKAV, encoded by the coding sequence ATGGACATTCGCGAAAGCTACGACTCGGCGGCGGCGGCCTACGCCGAGCATTTGTCAGACGAACTCGCGCACAAGCCGCTCGATAGACATCTCCTAAATCGCTTTGCAGAAGAGACTCGCGGTCGGGGTCCCGTCGCCGATCTCGGCTGTGGGCCGGGGCACGTTGCTCGGTACCTGAGTCAACAGGGCGTCGCGGTCTTTGGGGTCGACTTCTCCCCGAAGATGGTCGCGGTAGCCCAGAGCCTGAATCCCGATCTCGAATTCCACGTCGAGGACATGAGGCAGCTCAGCGCGAGCGACGCAACCGTCGCTGGAGTCGTGCATTTCTATTCCATCGTTCACTTCGACTTGACCGAGCTTTCGCCAGTTCTTCGCGAAACGCGACGGATTCTTATGACTGGCGGTCTGGCGCTTTTCGCTTTCCATAGCGGCGAGGAGGTGGTCCATAGAAGCGACCTGTTTGGCGTTCCGGTCTCGCTAGACTTTCGATGTCATAGGCCAGAAAAGGTCATCGATGCTCTTCGGTCGGCCAACCTTGCGGTCATCGAAGAGGTTCATCGGGAGCCTTACGAGGGAGCCGAGTATCCTAGCCGCCGGTGCTATCTTGTTGCAAAAGCGGTCTAA
- the cadA gene encoding cadmium-translocating P-type ATPase — translation MLTRKIKAEDAEAKRRRFRATVEPILAALTLLFLIIGRWQPEAIFAAYLTGAYYGVLDGWQTLKHRRLDVNFLMIAAALGAATVGEAPEGATLLFLFSTSNALQNYALGRSRRAIRSLMALKPETATLLIDGKQQTVSVDSLKPDDRVLVRPGERFPADGRVVAGRSHADQSAMTGESTPVAKGPGDHVFAGTVNASGALEVLVERAPEETLLAKILALVEHAQEQKAKSQLWLEKFEQRYAVIVIGGAIATIFALLPFGFGWEQAFYRGMTLLVVASPCALVIGAPATLLSALAAAARRGALIKGGEPLERLAEVQIVAFDKTGTLTEGRLKVAETVLIEGEESELWQIVADLESRSEHPIAKALLSGATERGYAPREITEPTAVVGKGIVAQIGGSEIRAGSARFAQEATGKSAPKEIGALLAKGNTTVVVTQGDRWIGAIAVADVPRPSAVASIQALHQMGIKTAILSGDARPIAERLAQQLGIDSVEAELLPDQKLIALERLSKQHGSIAMVGDGVNDAPALAAADVGIAMGAGSDAALESADAALISNDLRHLPILLHLARKSMALVRQNLYFAVGVIVVLVGLVFTVGLRMPLGVVGHEGSTILVVLNGLRMLIYRPPEGLGLHGAKEIEG, via the coding sequence ATGCTGACGCGAAAGATCAAAGCCGAGGACGCCGAGGCCAAGCGGCGCCGTTTCCGCGCTACGGTCGAACCGATTCTGGCCGCGCTCACTCTGCTCTTCTTGATCATCGGGCGTTGGCAGCCCGAGGCCATTTTCGCCGCCTATCTGACGGGCGCCTACTATGGCGTCCTGGACGGTTGGCAAACGCTCAAGCATCGGCGGTTGGATGTCAACTTTCTAATGATCGCCGCCGCGCTGGGTGCCGCCACGGTGGGCGAGGCGCCCGAAGGCGCAACTCTGCTGTTCCTCTTTTCAACGTCGAACGCCCTGCAAAACTACGCATTAGGACGCAGTCGCCGAGCCATACGCTCGCTGATGGCGCTGAAGCCCGAGACTGCCACTCTGTTGATCGATGGAAAGCAGCAAACCGTCTCGGTCGATAGCCTAAAGCCCGACGATAGGGTATTGGTGCGCCCGGGAGAACGCTTTCCGGCCGATGGTCGCGTCGTTGCCGGTCGATCCCATGCCGATCAGTCGGCCATGACGGGCGAATCGACACCGGTTGCCAAGGGTCCAGGCGACCACGTTTTTGCAGGTACGGTGAACGCCTCGGGCGCATTAGAAGTACTGGTCGAGCGAGCGCCCGAAGAGACCTTGCTGGCCAAAATCCTTGCGCTGGTCGAGCATGCGCAGGAACAAAAAGCCAAATCGCAACTCTGGCTGGAAAAGTTCGAACAGCGATACGCCGTGATCGTCATCGGCGGAGCGATCGCGACTATCTTCGCTTTGCTGCCTTTTGGGTTTGGTTGGGAACAGGCCTTCTATCGCGGCATGACGCTGCTGGTCGTCGCTTCGCCCTGCGCTTTGGTGATCGGCGCCCCGGCCACGCTGCTCTCGGCCTTGGCCGCGGCCGCCCGGCGGGGCGCCTTGATCAAAGGCGGCGAGCCGTTAGAACGATTGGCCGAAGTGCAGATCGTCGCATTTGACAAGACCGGCACACTGACCGAAGGCAGGCTGAAAGTTGCCGAGACAGTCTTGATAGAGGGCGAAGAGAGCGAACTTTGGCAGATCGTGGCCGACCTGGAATCGCGATCGGAGCATCCCATCGCCAAGGCGCTGCTATCGGGCGCGACCGAGCGAGGCTATGCGCCAAGGGAGATTACCGAGCCGACCGCCGTTGTGGGCAAGGGCATTGTCGCCCAAATCGGCGGCTCGGAGATTCGCGCCGGCAGCGCGCGATTTGCCCAAGAAGCAACCGGCAAATCGGCACCGAAAGAGATAGGAGCGCTGTTGGCCAAGGGCAATACGACTGTCGTGGTAACGCAGGGCGATCGATGGATCGGAGCGATCGCCGTGGCCGACGTTCCGCGCCCTTCTGCGGTTGCTTCGATACAGGCGCTGCACCAGATGGGCATCAAGACGGCCATACTCAGCGGGGACGCCCGGCCCATAGCCGAAAGGCTCGCCCAGCAGTTGGGAATCGATTCGGTCGAGGCCGAGCTGTTGCCCGATCAGAAGTTAATCGCGCTGGAACGGCTGTCCAAGCAACACGGCTCCATCGCCATGGTCGGGGACGGGGTGAACGATGCGCCCGCCTTGGCCGCGGCCGATGTGGGCATCGCCATGGGGGCCGGTAGCGACGCCGCGCTCGAATCGGCCGACGCCGCGCTCATCAGCAACGACCTGCGACACTTGCCGATCCTGCTTCACCTGGCGCGAAAATCGATGGCGCTGGTCAGGCAGAATCTTTACTTTGCGGTCGGGGTGATCGTCGTGCTGGTCGGCCTGGTGTTCACCGTCGGACTGCGAATGCCGTTGGGAGTGGTCGGGCACGAGGGCAGCACGATACTGGTCGTGCTGAACGGGTTGCGAATGCTGATCTATCGCCCGCCAGAAGGATTGGGGCTGCACGGCGCAAAAGAGATTGAGGGTTAG
- a CDS encoding YjgP/YjgQ family permease gives MTLLDRLIFRELFPYFLFGVGLFTTLLFAGGYIYMFTEYAIAGVPLWLVLELAALYLPQIAVKTLPMGMLLAALLGFGRLSSDWEITALRGAGASLRRLAMPVLTMGLAVSLFALLFNETVVPWATAKANSIRSEILKQIKQPGKLAAGFPQWKDGRPESFVLVTGGRDPKTNELFDVTVIKFGEEAPYEPVALAFAERAVWEGGREWAMYNGWIRFPNRPDGTFARYPERMDIKVTDPRIRKDPNQIRALETEVDAKTFGELREMIADQRKEGMEPRLIRQMTVELYNKINLPLASLVFGLVGAPLGIRKQRSGAASGFALSLAVIFFYWVLARYLIIVGGGGVIPPWFASALPNVLGILAAGWLLAKKER, from the coding sequence ATGACGCTTCTCGACAGGCTGATCTTTCGCGAGTTGTTTCCTTACTTTCTGTTCGGCGTCGGCCTATTCACCACGCTTCTCTTTGCGGGCGGATACATCTACATGTTTACCGAGTACGCCATAGCGGGCGTGCCCCTTTGGCTGGTGTTGGAACTGGCCGCGCTCTACCTGCCCCAGATTGCGGTCAAGACGCTGCCGATGGGAATGCTGTTGGCGGCGCTGTTGGGTTTTGGACGGCTCTCCAGCGATTGGGAGATTACGGCATTGAGAGGCGCGGGCGCCAGCCTGAGGCGCTTGGCCATGCCCGTGCTGACTATGGGTCTTGCGGTCAGTCTCTTCGCACTGCTCTTCAACGAGACCGTCGTTCCTTGGGCGACCGCCAAGGCCAATTCGATCCGATCAGAAATTTTGAAGCAAATTAAGCAACCGGGCAAACTGGCCGCGGGATTCCCGCAATGGAAAGACGGCCGCCCCGAATCGTTCGTCCTGGTTACGGGCGGTAGGGACCCGAAGACGAACGAACTTTTCGACGTTACTGTCATCAAGTTTGGCGAAGAGGCTCCTTATGAGCCGGTGGCATTAGCCTTTGCCGAGCGCGCCGTTTGGGAAGGCGGCAGAGAATGGGCCATGTACAACGGTTGGATACGGTTTCCCAATCGGCCGGACGGCACATTCGCCCGTTATCCAGAACGCATGGACATCAAAGTTACCGATCCTCGCATTCGCAAAGACCCGAATCAGATTCGCGCTTTGGAGACCGAGGTGGACGCCAAAACCTTTGGCGAACTGCGCGAGATGATTGCCGACCAGCGCAAAGAGGGCATGGAGCCTCGATTGATTCGCCAAATGACCGTCGAACTTTACAACAAGATCAATTTGCCGCTAGCCAGCCTGGTATTTGGCTTGGTCGGCGCTCCGTTAGGCATTCGAAAGCAGCGATCGGGCGCCGCATCGGGCTTTGCGCTCAGCCTGGCGGTCATCTTCTTCTATTGGGTGCTGGCGCGGTATCTGATCATTGTGGGCGGGGGCGGCGTTATTCCGCCCTGGTTTGCCAGCGCATTGCCCAATGTGTTGGGAATTCTCGCCGCTGGCTGGCTGTTGGCTAAAAAAGAGCGATAG